A region from the Melioribacter roseus P3M-2 genome encodes:
- the pelA gene encoding pectate lyase, which produces MKLTKIFFAVMVLLNIVLNGQTRNEKTVIDVSGFANSAHHWYDISADDNVIDPLENQQRYKPWQIKEIADNILLYQKENGGWPKNYDMLAILTDEQKDALLKSQNMTNTTFDNWTTHTQVEYLARAYEILKDERYKEACIKGIEFILKAQYPSGGWPQFYPDTSGYRKYITFNDGAMTGVMRVLYNIIKKEPRYSFVDKDLYDRSKKAFEKGLKCILDCQIKENGKLYAWGQQHDNVTLEPQHARSYELPSIANQESADLVLFLMDIDNPSPELINAIESAVSWFEESKIEGIRIEEKKIKPIKYKWSTISVDRFVVEDPAAPPIWPRYSELITHKPLFCNRDGKKVYSLAEVAHERRVGYTWYTYLPQRAIDKYPEWKKKWVKE; this is translated from the coding sequence ATGAAATTGACGAAGATATTCTTTGCAGTTATGGTTTTGTTAAATATCGTTTTGAACGGACAGACACGAAACGAAAAAACGGTTATCGACGTATCGGGCTTTGCAAACAGCGCTCATCACTGGTACGATATAAGCGCCGACGATAATGTAATCGATCCGCTCGAAAATCAACAGAGATACAAACCGTGGCAAATCAAAGAAATTGCCGACAATATTCTCCTTTATCAAAAAGAAAACGGAGGCTGGCCTAAAAATTACGATATGCTCGCCATCCTGACCGACGAACAAAAAGATGCGCTTCTGAAATCCCAAAATATGACCAATACTACTTTCGATAACTGGACGACTCATACTCAGGTTGAATATCTCGCGCGCGCTTATGAAATTTTAAAAGACGAACGTTATAAAGAAGCATGTATCAAAGGAATTGAATTTATTCTCAAAGCTCAATATCCCAGCGGCGGCTGGCCTCAGTTTTATCCCGATACAAGCGGCTACCGGAAATATATTACTTTCAACGACGGAGCGATGACCGGCGTTATGAGGGTTCTTTACAACATAATTAAAAAAGAACCTCGCTATTCTTTTGTGGATAAAGATTTATACGATAGATCGAAAAAGGCGTTTGAAAAAGGTTTGAAATGCATTCTCGACTGTCAGATTAAGGAAAACGGGAAATTGTACGCATGGGGGCAGCAGCACGATAATGTCACTCTCGAGCCTCAGCACGCTCGCTCTTACGAACTGCCTTCCATAGCCAATCAGGAAAGCGCCGACCTGGTGTTGTTTCTTATGGATATCGATAATCCGTCGCCCGAATTAATTAATGCAATCGAGAGCGCAGTAAGTTGGTTCGAGGAATCCAAAATTGAAGGTATAAGAATCGAAGAAAAAAAGATTAAGCCGATTAAATACAAATGGAGCACAATAAGCGTCGACCGTTTTGTCGTTGAAGATCCCGCCGCGCCTCCGATATGGCCTAGATACAGCGAACTGATTACGCATAAACCGTTGTTCTGCAATCGCGACGGCAAAAAAGTCTATTCGCTTGCCGAAGTGGCTCACGAAAGGCGTGTCGGATATACGTGGTACACTTACCTGCCTCAGCGGGCTATCGATAAATATCCGGAATGGAAAAAGAAGTGGGTTAAAGAATAA
- a CDS encoding SGNH/GDSL hydrolase family protein, producing MKKKILLSVILAVIMGFNMQQEKIKIVCFGDSITHGAGVEGRGWVEKLSARFDNITFVNAGRNGRKTSDLDELQPVIDGNRDADYFIILLGVNDLKNGNDSLVANCVSNVDSMLSQIKSEIPSAKVIIASPCNINLETMSEINRKKLYNEATQSSLIKLNEEYKKLAERRSAGFIQLYGKVCPENFWDGLHPNEKGHEEIADAVAEFISAMIK from the coding sequence ATGAAAAAGAAAATTCTGTTATCCGTAATATTAGCCGTTATAATGGGTTTTAATATGCAGCAGGAAAAAATTAAGATAGTTTGTTTCGGCGATTCGATTACTCACGGCGCGGGCGTAGAAGGCAGAGGTTGGGTGGAAAAATTATCCGCTCGTTTCGATAATATTACTTTTGTTAACGCAGGCAGAAACGGCAGAAAAACTTCCGATCTGGACGAACTGCAACCCGTTATCGACGGCAACCGCGACGCCGATTATTTTATTATCTTGCTCGGCGTTAACGATTTGAAAAACGGCAACGACAGCCTTGTGGCAAACTGCGTGAGTAATGTCGACAGTATGTTGTCTCAAATAAAATCGGAAATTCCATCCGCAAAAGTAATTATCGCTTCGCCCTGCAATATCAATCTCGAAACGATGAGCGAAATTAACAGAAAGAAATTGTATAACGAAGCCACTCAATCTTCATTGATAAAATTAAATGAAGAATATAAAAAACTGGCGGAGCGCCGTTCGGCGGGATTTATTCAGCTTTACGGAAAAGTATGCCCCGAAAACTTCTGGGACGGTTTGCATCCCAATGAAAAAGGGCATGAAGAAATAGCCGATGCGGTTGCCGAATTTATTTCTGCTATGATTAAATGA
- a CDS encoding aconitate hydratase, with amino-acid sequence MAANFDMIKRVYDNFENKVDKARKVVGRPLTYAEKVLYAHLAEEPTREFVRGKDFVDFYPDRVAMQDATAQMAMLQFMHAGRKTSAVPATAHADHLIVAQNGSKEDLEKAIEENREVYDFLESVCKKYGVGFWKPGAGIIHQVILENYAFPGGMMIGSDSHTPNAGGLGMIAIGVGGADVVDVMAGMPWELKWPKLIGVKLTGKLSGWTAPKDVILKLAGLLTVKGGTGAIIEYFGEGADSISCTGKATICNMGAEVGATTSVFPFDVKMANYLRKTDRADVAELAEKLAHQLKADDDVYANPKKYFDQLIEINLNELEPHINGPFTPDLAHPLSKMKEAVKENDYPDNISVALIGSCTNSSYEDIDRAANIAKQALAKGLKAKSQFTITPGSEQVRATIERDGQLQVLTELGGKVLANACGPCIGMWKRMDIKTGERNTIINSFNRNFAKRNDNNPETLSFVASPEIVTALAIAGRLSFNPETDTLKNEKGEEVKLDPPYGDELPLKGFVKDNKGYLEPTPDGFNTEVKIDPNSERLQFLERFEPWDGNDFVDLPLLLKAKGKCTTDHISPAGQWLRYRGHLDNISKNMFLGAVNAFTGKTGEAKNLFTGEYKPVHEVAREYKAKRLGWVVVGDENYGEGSSREHAAMEPRYLGGKAIIAKSFARIHETNLKKQGMLPLTFADPSDYDKIREDDRISIVGLKELSPEKPVKMIVKHKDGSQDEIMLNHSLSAGQIEWFKAGSALNLIAEKNK; translated from the coding sequence ATGGCTGCAAATTTTGATATGATTAAACGCGTTTACGATAATTTTGAAAATAAAGTTGATAAAGCGCGGAAGGTTGTCGGCAGACCTTTGACTTATGCCGAGAAAGTGCTCTATGCGCATCTGGCAGAAGAACCGACTCGTGAATTTGTTCGAGGCAAAGACTTCGTCGATTTTTATCCCGACAGAGTGGCAATGCAGGATGCGACGGCTCAGATGGCTATGCTTCAGTTTATGCATGCCGGCAGAAAGACGTCCGCCGTTCCGGCTACGGCGCATGCCGATCACCTGATCGTAGCGCAGAACGGTTCGAAAGAAGACCTGGAAAAGGCAATCGAAGAAAACCGCGAAGTCTACGATTTTCTGGAGAGCGTATGTAAAAAATACGGCGTAGGTTTCTGGAAACCCGGCGCGGGAATTATTCATCAGGTAATACTTGAAAATTATGCGTTTCCCGGCGGAATGATGATCGGCTCGGATTCGCATACTCCGAATGCAGGCGGTCTCGGTATGATTGCCATTGGCGTCGGAGGAGCCGACGTAGTCGACGTTATGGCGGGTATGCCGTGGGAATTGAAGTGGCCCAAATTAATCGGCGTTAAATTGACCGGCAAACTCTCGGGATGGACCGCGCCGAAAGACGTTATTCTTAAATTAGCCGGTCTGCTGACCGTTAAAGGAGGCACGGGAGCTATTATCGAATATTTCGGCGAAGGCGCCGATTCGATTTCTTGCACCGGAAAAGCGACCATCTGCAATATGGGAGCGGAAGTGGGAGCCACAACGTCGGTCTTCCCGTTCGACGTAAAAATGGCTAATTATCTGCGTAAAACCGACAGAGCCGACGTAGCCGAACTAGCCGAAAAACTGGCGCATCAGCTCAAAGCCGACGACGACGTTTATGCGAATCCGAAAAAATATTTCGACCAATTGATCGAAATCAATCTTAACGAACTCGAACCTCATATCAACGGACCTTTTACTCCCGACCTGGCTCATCCGCTATCCAAAATGAAAGAAGCCGTCAAGGAAAACGATTATCCCGACAATATAAGCGTGGCGCTTATCGGAAGCTGTACTAATTCCAGTTACGAGGATATCGACAGAGCCGCTAACATTGCAAAACAGGCGCTGGCAAAGGGATTGAAGGCTAAATCCCAGTTTACAATTACTCCCGGTTCCGAGCAGGTGCGCGCCACAATCGAGCGCGACGGTCAGCTTCAGGTATTAACCGAACTCGGCGGTAAAGTGCTCGCCAATGCGTGCGGCCCTTGTATCGGAATGTGGAAGAGAATGGACATCAAAACAGGTGAAAGGAATACGATTATTAATTCATTCAACCGCAATTTTGCCAAAAGAAACGACAATAATCCCGAAACGCTTTCGTTTGTAGCAAGTCCAGAAATAGTAACCGCTCTGGCAATCGCAGGAAGATTGTCGTTTAATCCGGAGACCGACACTCTCAAAAACGAAAAAGGGGAAGAAGTAAAACTCGATCCTCCTTACGGCGACGAACTGCCTTTGAAAGGATTCGTTAAAGATAACAAAGGTTATCTTGAACCGACGCCCGACGGTTTCAATACGGAAGTGAAAATAGATCCGAACAGCGAGCGACTCCAGTTTCTCGAAAGATTCGAGCCGTGGGACGGAAATGATTTTGTCGATTTGCCTCTTCTATTGAAAGCTAAAGGCAAATGCACTACCGACCATATTTCGCCGGCGGGTCAATGGCTCAGATACCGCGGTCATCTCGACAATATATCGAAGAATATGTTTCTCGGCGCAGTCAATGCATTTACGGGTAAAACAGGCGAAGCCAAAAATCTCTTTACCGGCGAATACAAACCCGTTCACGAAGTGGCTCGCGAATACAAAGCCAAAAGACTCGGCTGGGTTGTGGTTGGCGACGAGAACTACGGCGAAGGCTCTTCGCGCGAACATGCGGCTATGGAACCGCGCTACCTCGGCGGCAAAGCGATTATTGCCAAAAGCTTTGCGCGAATTCACGAAACGAATTTGAAAAAACAGGGAATGCTGCCGCTTACTTTTGCAGACCCTTCCGACTACGATAAAATCCGGGAAGACGACAGAATAAGCATAGTCGGATTAAAAGAGCTGTCTCCCGAAAAACCGGTTAAGATGATTGTAAAACATAAAGACGGTTCGCAGGATGAAATTATGCTGAATCATTCATTGAGCGCGGGTCAAATCGAATGGTTCAAAGCCGGCAGCGCGTTAAACCTTATTGCCGAAAAGAATAAATAA
- a CDS encoding T9SS type A sorting domain-containing protein, whose translation MKSIYLTIFFVFLTSIILAQYDDPYQFFPANLGDHWEYTRAGGDLHYTVLRDSIDPKDSSRFIFFYDPPLYYGADYRIDRNYNVFYEPQFDNRHVYKLNAQVGERWVVIVEDSSKWEESMVSGIYEGYVFGKRTLIKEIQHFQLWIRPDSLIDTTFLDVEKLAYGFGRISRENYVLQPLLLRGCRINGVTYGTVDVKDESTPIPSGFVLFQNYPNPFNPATKIRFSLPEASFVTLKVYDVLGREIKELVNEVKPSGEYEVEFNGSNLPSGTYVYKLTAGKYSAVGKMTLMK comes from the coding sequence ATGAAATCAATTTATTTAACAATTTTCTTTGTATTCTTAACATCAATTATTTTAGCTCAGTATGATGACCCGTATCAATTTTTTCCGGCTAATTTAGGCGACCATTGGGAATATACGAGGGCGGGAGGAGACCTTCATTATACAGTACTGCGCGATTCGATAGACCCGAAAGACAGCAGCAGGTTTATATTCTTTTATGATCCGCCTTTGTATTATGGCGCTGATTATAGAATAGACAGGAATTATAATGTTTTTTACGAGCCTCAATTTGATAACCGGCATGTATATAAATTAAATGCACAGGTAGGTGAGCGGTGGGTTGTTATAGTTGAAGATTCCAGCAAGTGGGAAGAATCGATGGTAAGCGGCATTTATGAGGGGTATGTATTTGGGAAACGCACATTAATAAAGGAGATTCAACATTTTCAACTATGGATAAGACCGGATTCTCTTATAGATACAACTTTTCTTGATGTAGAAAAATTAGCTTACGGATTTGGACGTATATCAAGAGAAAATTATGTATTACAACCTCTTTTATTGAGAGGCTGCAGAATAAACGGAGTAACTTATGGCACTGTTGATGTAAAAGACGAGTCTACTCCGATACCATCCGGTTTTGTTCTCTTTCAGAATTACCCCAATCCGTTTAACCCCGCTACGAAAATCAGATTTAGTTTACCGGAAGCGAGCTTTGTTACACTGAAAGTATATGATGTGCTTGGCAGAGAAATAAAAGAATTGGTAAACGAAGTTAAACCGTCCGGAGAATATGAAGTTGAATTTAACGGAAGTAATTTGCCGAGCGGCACATATGTTTACAAACTAACCGCAGGAAAATATTCTGCAGTCGGTAAAATGACGTTAATGAAATAG